A single genomic interval of Mangifera indica cultivar Alphonso chromosome 5, CATAS_Mindica_2.1, whole genome shotgun sequence harbors:
- the LOC123217008 gene encoding calmodulin binding protein PICBP-like: MVQRKVSNQLGIQADHVKSEKRLVNMKSSSYQHQDGKNRGPDIKKKMKKSRSIKLSSSTLKQTISQPGKPPPEIVLSVAPAPQKQSPVTSTYGSPNYMKSTSSSEARKENSLVSSRYSQTSFDIKNQHRRNLSGSKVSSVSGTKPARALTKSSSLKMVRTLTKAPTFKNGRGSARKCSRVVLCADMDAQRATCSSTLKDSKFPDYLMLSPGATEAEGTSALKVCPYTYCSLNGHHHTPLPPLKCFLSARRRLLKTQKNKKLEALSPRRVTPVVEGAEGVDGGKVILYDTYACKEGDSDCSPISPLIKEGSMDFFIEIYAKNKEGNGESPFGGCDGAKVEHDNDKQVSQSVSDGSPRSEIDFEENLEQDSHIIPTGVDIIQCFPKEQKVEDPEIDYLPIAAQNEVAPESYYNGSDFEEECSGSSQGNDSISEASDMEWEGGQFLTSDLGTEANYSTKNYMESDPADGKSSDIKNRDFHDEAIIKSDNTVIHCGDEIAPDEVFEEQSACFDSQHDDSDSKMEDSDQNFGIVESSQVIMEEAETDLAGVKVTDAWPDIPIAEPAAFTEELEVKKLVSEAEAETLNDRRKEESPVDEVTYQAATDKDCNGSLEPKDLEIDQNIAINVLGLKKEVPKSETGYQTDEREQVAVTKRSIGVQVDIYPVTVIKVSIGVQAPDDLYEAYRDDAMVDTNFFQFEDLPEDGVLSQDMVDEMLPEKSKEQLSEAESDSMNVADNQNFEEKVEVERFKLSSSMASDEERYSRMCKISLAESNSAEIQTMEVENPIQADIEETLPSTDNKTDSELESTPFLSESKSKSKSKSNPELPSACGNQKWTIGSRRTATDEEELRRFNPREPNYLPLVPDPDAEKVDLRHQMEDERKNSEEWMVDYALRQAITKLAPARKKKVALLVEAFETVIPSPQWKMHLGRTSSTFALARPIQACS; this comes from the coding sequence ATGGTGCAAAGGAAGGTATCCAACCAGCTTGGAATTCAAGCTGATCATGTTAAATCAGAGAAGCGGTTGGTGAACATGAAATCATCTTCTTATCAGCACCAGGATGGCAAGAATAGAGGGCCTGacataaagaagaagatgaagaagtcAAGATCGATCAAGCTTTCATCATCAACTTTGAAACAGACTATCTCACAGCCTGGAAAGCCTCCTCCTGAAATTGTTTTAAGTGTTGCACCCGCCCCTCAAAAGCAGTCTCCTGTGACATCAACTTATGGTTCACCAAATTATATGAAGTCCACCAGCAGTTCAGAGGCTAGGAAGGAGAATTCTCTGGTGAGTTCCCGGTACTCGCAAACTAGTTTTGATATTAAGAATCAGCATAGAAGAAACTTAAGTGGTTCAAAAGTTAGCTCTGTTTCTGGTACTAAACCAGCTAGAGCATTGACAAAGTCATCTAGTTTGAAGATGGTAAGGACTTTAACAAAGGCCCCCACTTTTAAGAATGGGAGAGGTTCTGCAAGAAAATGTTCTAGAGTTGTTCTCTGTGCAGATATGGACGCACAGAGAGCTACCTGTTCTTCAACTCTGAAGGACTCAAAATTTCCTGATTATCTTATGCTTAGTCCTGGGGCAACTGAGGCTGAAGGAACTTCAGCACTGAAAGTGTGTCCTTACACTTATTGCTCTCTTAATGGTCATCACCACACACCTTTACCGCCATTGAAGTGCTTCTTGTCGGCAAGGAGGCGATTGTTGAAAACACAGAAGAACAAAAAGCTGGAAGCTCTATCCCCACGTAGAGTGACGCCAGTTGTTGAAGGAGCGGAAGGAGTTGATGGAGGGAAGGTGATTTTGTATGACACTTATGCATGTAAGGAAGGAGATTCAGATTGCTCCCCTATCTCTCCTCTCATAAAAGAAGGGAGCATGGACTTTTTCATTGAAATCTATGCTAAAAATAAGGAAGGCAATGGTGAGTCTCCTTTTGGAGGTTGCGATGGAGCAAAAGTAGAGCACGACAATGACAAACAAGTTTCTCAGAGCGTCTCCGATGGATCACCACGCTCAGAGATAGATTTTGAGGAAAATCTTGAACAAGATAGTCATATCATTCCAACAGGAGTTGATATCATACAGTGTTTCCCTAAAGAACAAAAAGTGGAAGATCCAGAAATAGACTACTTGCCAATTGCAGCTCAAAATGAAGTAGCTCCAGAAAGTTATTACAACGGAAGTGATTTTGAAGAGGAATGCAGTGGCAGCTCCCAAGGGAATGATAGTATTTCTGAAGCTTCTGACATGGAGTGGGAGGGTGGCCAATTTTTAACGTCCGATCTTGGTACAGAAGCCAACTATTCAACAAAAAACTATATGGAATCTGATCCAGCTGATGGGAAATCGTCAGACATCAAGAATCGTGATTTTCATGATGAAGCTATCATCAAATCAGACAACACTGTTATTCATTGTGGTGATGAGATTGCACCTGATGAAGTTTTCGAAGAACAAAGTGCTTGCTTTGACTCACAGCACGATGACAGTGATTCTAAAATGGAGGACTCAGATCAAAATTTTGGGATTGTTGAATCTAGCCAAGTGATCATGGAGGAAGCTGAGACAGATTTGGCAGGAGTTAAGGTCACTGATGCTTGGCCAGACATCCCAATAGCGGAACCAGCAGCTTTTACTGAGGAATTGGAGGTGAAGAAGTTAGTTTCTGAAGCAGAAGCTGAAACTttgaatgatcgacgaaaggaAGAATCTCCTGTAGATGAAGTGACATATCAGGCTGCAACAGATAAAGATTGCAATGGAAGCCTGGAGCCCAAGGATTTAGAAATAGATCAAAATATTGCCATCAATGTACTTGGTCTAAAGAAAGAAGTACCGAAAAGTGAAACTGGATATCAAACGGACGAGAGAGAACAAGTTGCTGTCACTAAGAGATCAATTGGAGTTCAAGTTGATATTTATCCGGTTACTGTCATCAAAGTATCAATTGGAGTCCAAGCTCCTGATGATCTCTATGAAGCATATCGAGATGATGCTATGGTGGATACCAACTTTTTCCAGTTTGAAGACCTTCCTGAAGATGGTGTTTTAAGTCAAGATATGGTTGATGAAATGCTTCCAGAGAAAAGCAAAGAGCAACTATCGGAGGCTGAGAGTGATAGCATGAATGTTGCAGACAATCAGAACTTTGAGGAGAAAGTTGAAGTTGAGAGATTCAAACTCTCAAGTTCCATGGCTTCTGATGAGGAACGATATTCAAGGATGTGTAAAATAAGTTTAGCTGAAAGCAATTCTGCAGAAATTCAGACAATGGAAGTGGAAAACCCCATCCAAGCAGATATAGAAGAAACACTCCCCTCGACAGACAATAAGACCGATTCCGAATTGGAAAGCACACCATTCCTTTCAGAAAGCAAGTCCAAGTCCAAGTCCAAGTCCAACCCAGAACTGCCAAGTGCCTGTGGCAATCAGAAATGGACAATTGGATCCAGGAGAACTGCCACTGATGAGGAGGAATTGAGGAGATTCAACCCACGAGAACCAAATTACCTGCCCCTGGTTCCTGACCCTGATGCAGAAAAGGTTGATCTCAGGCATCAGATGGAGGACGAAAGGAAAAATTCTGAGGAATGGATGGTCGATTATGCACTCAGACAGGCAATAACCAAACTTGCTCCTGCTAGGAAGAAAAAGGTGGCACTACTAGTTGAAGCTTTTGAAACAGTTATACCATCCCCTCAATGGAAAATGCATCTTGGGCGTACTTCATCAACTTTTGCTCTTGCAAGACCTATTCAAGCTTGCAGCTGA
- the LOC123217009 gene encoding uncharacterized protein LOC123217009 — translation MEDSFAEELYSESLKLSKTKLDSTSTANCFDEGDLQDGDGSLWGGSDEEFDKSSDLDREWQKRRDQFHTIGYRDGLIAGKEASAQEGFNIGFKRSFLSGYNWGLVRGVTSAFASLSNELKEMLAETQENRNKFQGLYESVHSLSTTDALKLYHDVVVRKAEGHSDNAEVSSGLEDQRSECGCLENHFGELRSLLLETPAIQVHFSDKR, via the exons ATGGAGGACAGTTTTGCTGAGGAGCTCTACTCTGAAAgtttgaaattatcaaaaacaaaattggaTTCTACTTCAACTGCCAATT GTTTTGATGAAGGTGACTTGCAAGATGGGGATGGATCTTTGTGGGGTGGTTCTGATGAGGAATTTGATAAATCATCTGATTTGGACAGAGAGTGGCAAAAGAGGCGTGATCAATTCCACACT ATTGGATATCGTGATGGCCTTATAGCAGGGAAAGAAGCTTCTGCCCAAGAGGGGTTTAATATTGGCTTTAAACGATCTTTTCTCTCTGGATACAATTGGGGTCTTGTTAGAGGTGTCACCAG TGCATTTGCTTCCCTTTCCAACGAGCTGAAAGAGATGTTGGCTGAAACACAAGAAAATAGAAACAAATTTCAGGGCTTATATGAATCAGTGCATTCACTTTCAACAACTGATGCACTTAAGTTGTATCATGATGTAGTGGTGAGAAAAGCCGAGGGACATAGTGATAATGCTGAGGTTAGCTCAGGTTTAGAAGATCAAAGATCAGAGTGTGGCTGTCTGGAAAATCACTTTGGAGAGCTTCGATCCCTTCTTCTTGAAACTCCTGCTATTCAAGTACATTTTTCCGATAAAAGATAG